In Rhizobium lusitanum, a genomic segment contains:
- a CDS encoding terminase large subunit domain-containing protein, with protein MSGPLSKEEWARIRRLSTDAMQDVVDKVGLPKALLAYQGRVISLMESTAVEVLFVEKSRRIGLTWGFAAYAALKAAREKAAGGMDVMYISYAQDMTREFIDACAMWARAYSLAAMEAEEFLFDDKSPDGDKSIQAFRIRFASGFEIIALSSAPRTLRGKQGIVMIDEAAFVDNLAELLKAALAFLMWGGKVIVCSTHNGFENVFNQQIQDVHAGKLPYAHVKIDLDSALQDGLYERICFVTRKEWSPEAEAEWREKIIKFYAAGADEELFCIPSQSGGAYLSRALIDARMDPEIPVIRWTPPKGFVDWQKHVREAEAKAFCEEKLKPLLDKIERSWRSCLGQDFARSQDLSVIHPMLVTGNLMRRTPFILELRDVPFTTQEQILFYIIDRLPRFFHAALDAGGNGAYLAEATRQKLGPSLVSEIKFSQDWYMLNMPKLKDAFENGYIDLPRDDDTMGDYRLLQMTRGVAKIPENVHTIGADGHKRHGDSAIAGALAYFASNQDSGPIGGEPWARTRKRAARWLNSCRP; from the coding sequence ATGAGCGGACCGCTTTCGAAAGAGGAATGGGCAAGGATCAGGCGTCTATCAACTGACGCCATGCAGGACGTCGTCGATAAAGTCGGTCTCCCAAAGGCGCTGCTGGCCTATCAAGGCCGCGTCATCTCGCTCATGGAATCGACAGCCGTCGAAGTTCTGTTTGTCGAGAAGTCCCGCCGTATCGGTCTCACCTGGGGCTTCGCCGCTTATGCAGCGCTGAAGGCCGCACGCGAGAAAGCCGCTGGCGGCATGGATGTAATGTACATCTCCTATGCCCAGGACATGACCCGCGAATTCATCGACGCCTGCGCTATGTGGGCACGCGCCTATTCGCTTGCGGCCATGGAAGCCGAGGAATTCCTGTTCGACGACAAGTCGCCCGATGGCGATAAGTCGATCCAGGCGTTCCGGATCCGCTTTGCCTCTGGCTTCGAGATCATCGCCCTTTCGTCAGCGCCGCGCACGCTGCGCGGTAAGCAGGGCATCGTGATGATCGACGAGGCCGCGTTCGTCGATAACCTGGCCGAGCTTCTAAAGGCGGCGTTGGCGTTCCTCATGTGGGGCGGCAAGGTTATCGTCTGCTCCACGCACAACGGTTTCGAAAACGTCTTCAACCAGCAGATTCAGGATGTCCATGCGGGCAAGCTGCCTTACGCCCATGTGAAGATCGACCTCGACAGCGCCCTGCAGGATGGTCTTTACGAGCGCATCTGCTTTGTCACCCGCAAGGAGTGGTCTCCCGAGGCGGAAGCCGAATGGCGCGAGAAGATCATCAAGTTCTATGCGGCCGGCGCTGACGAAGAGCTGTTCTGCATTCCCTCGCAATCGGGCGGTGCCTATCTGTCGCGTGCGTTGATCGACGCTCGGATGGACCCGGAAATCCCGGTCATCCGCTGGACGCCGCCGAAGGGCTTCGTCGACTGGCAAAAGCATGTCCGCGAGGCCGAGGCCAAGGCATTTTGCGAGGAGAAGCTGAAACCCTTGCTCGACAAGATCGAGCGCTCCTGGCGTTCGTGCCTTGGCCAGGACTTCGCGCGATCGCAGGACTTGTCGGTCATTCACCCCATGCTGGTGACGGGCAACCTGATGCGCCGCACTCCGTTCATTCTGGAGTTGCGTGACGTTCCTTTCACGACGCAAGAGCAGATCCTTTTCTACATCATCGACCGTTTGCCGCGGTTCTTTCATGCCGCCCTCGATGCCGGTGGCAACGGCGCATATCTGGCCGAAGCCACGCGTCAGAAGTTGGGACCTTCGCTCGTCTCGGAGATCAAGTTCAGCCAGGACTGGTACATGCTGAATATGCCGAAACTGAAGGATGCCTTCGAGAACGGCTATATCGATCTCCCGCGCGACGATGACACCATGGGCGATTATCGCCTCCTGCAGATGACGCGCGGCGTGGCCAAGATCCCGGAGAATGTTCACACCATCGGTGCCGATGGACACAAGCGGCACGGCGACAGCGCTATTGCCGGAGCGCTCGCATATTTCGCGTCCAACCAGGACAGCGGCCCGATCGGCGGGGAGCCGTGGGCGAGAACAAGGAAACGAGCAGCCAGATGGCTGAATTCCTGCAGGCCGTAA
- a CDS encoding DUF3486 family protein, whose translation MGRGRLNQIELLPEPCAPVVAWAVEQLQDRDRTQTEIYEEFAAKLQALDKEYRGELEIKVPSFSAFNRYSLKLATMTRRLDETREIATAIAGKFDAQASDDLTLIAAEAIKTLIFELLTSKGESGIDPKGAMSLANALRAAAQAQTVSTARRQKVEADFADKAAKAVNSVTKSRGLSAETAQDILSQILGVEKQ comes from the coding sequence ATGGGGCGCGGCCGGCTAAATCAGATTGAGCTGCTGCCGGAGCCCTGCGCTCCGGTTGTCGCGTGGGCGGTCGAGCAGCTGCAGGACCGTGACCGCACCCAGACCGAAATCTACGAGGAGTTTGCAGCCAAGCTGCAAGCACTCGACAAGGAATATCGTGGCGAGCTGGAGATCAAGGTCCCCAGCTTCAGCGCCTTCAACCGCTATTCCCTCAAGCTCGCCACCATGACGCGCCGGCTCGACGAAACCCGTGAGATAGCTACGGCGATCGCTGGCAAGTTCGATGCCCAGGCGAGCGATGACCTGACGCTGATCGCGGCCGAGGCGATCAAGACGCTGATATTTGAGCTGCTGACCAGCAAGGGCGAAAGCGGCATTGATCCGAAGGGTGCCATGTCGCTTGCCAATGCGCTGCGCGCTGCCGCCCAGGCGCAGACGGTTTCCACAGCCCGCCGTCAGAAGGTTGAGGCAGACTTCGCCGACAAGGCCGCGAAGGCCGTCAACAGTGTCACCAAGTCCAGGGGCCTTAGCGCCGAAACCGCGCAGGATATCCTGTCGCAGATCCTCGGAGTGGAGAAGCAATGA
- a CDS encoding VpaChn25_0724 family phage protein — protein sequence MSDLSTDLQRILREEARLTILKALGAQDNETLSSSMIEEILPQFAIRQERPWIHQQMVYLRDMGAITLHDAGSVKIGTLTNLGRRHLDRDTIIEGVKRPSRRGD from the coding sequence ATGAGTGATCTATCCACTGACCTGCAACGCATTCTCCGCGAAGAGGCTCGGCTGACGATCCTGAAGGCATTGGGCGCGCAGGACAACGAAACGCTTTCCTCCAGCATGATCGAAGAGATCCTGCCGCAGTTCGCCATCCGTCAGGAACGGCCGTGGATCCACCAGCAGATGGTCTACTTGCGGGATATGGGCGCTATCACCCTGCATGATGCCGGCTCCGTCAAAATCGGCACGCTCACCAATCTCGGCCGTCGTCACCTCGATCGCGATACGATCATCGAAGGCGTGAAGCGCCCCAGCCGAAGGGGTGACTAA
- a CDS encoding DUF2730 family protein — protein MTLPEILLYLNLVLSGLALLGHAKGYFSSGEKKLAEDVMALTDKLTEFVVALNKEMEANEKKLIEHDRRIQAAESEIKYLPDRESQHRMELQLATLNGRFATLEEKLRPIAATGERLHDLLMEQARK, from the coding sequence ATGACGCTTCCAGAGATCTTGCTCTACCTCAATCTGGTGCTGTCCGGGCTTGCTCTCCTGGGCCACGCGAAGGGCTATTTTTCCTCGGGAGAAAAGAAGCTCGCGGAAGACGTCATGGCGCTCACCGACAAGCTGACCGAGTTTGTCGTGGCGCTGAACAAGGAAATGGAAGCTAACGAGAAGAAGCTCATTGAGCATGATCGAAGGATCCAGGCGGCCGAGAGCGAGATCAAGTATCTGCCCGATCGTGAATCCCAACATCGGATGGAATTGCAGCTGGCAACACTGAATGGTCGCTTTGCCACGCTGGAAGAAAAACTTAGGCCGATCGCCGCGACAGGCGAGCGGCTCCACGACCTTTTGATGGAGCAGGCGAGAAAATGA
- a CDS encoding TraR/DksA C4-type zinc finger protein, whose product MYSDFDREVGEARVEQERDARVGEVRAKLTRAGTLECVDCGCTISLARRQVYPAATRCAECQTDFEREVYCR is encoded by the coding sequence ATGTACAGTGATTTCGATCGCGAAGTCGGCGAAGCCCGCGTCGAGCAGGAGCGCGATGCTCGAGTCGGTGAAGTGCGCGCGAAACTCACCCGCGCCGGCACGCTCGAATGCGTCGACTGCGGCTGCACCATCTCGCTCGCCCGCCGCCAGGTCTATCCAGCCGCCACGCGCTGCGCCGAATGCCAGACCGATTTTGAACGGGAAGTATACTGCCGATGA
- a CDS encoding NAD(P)+ transhydrogenase beta chain translates to MVAKPAYRTSKKALWLSSALAWLVILSLTVGACLGSEQAVAFGSIAVPSMVMIIVGLLGVHRGFGSYDMRLAMRGSHRDPPEERP, encoded by the coding sequence ATGGTAGCGAAACCCGCCTATCGAACATCGAAGAAGGCGCTCTGGCTGTCTTCGGCCCTGGCATGGCTCGTGATCCTGTCGCTGACCGTAGGCGCATGCCTCGGCTCGGAACAGGCCGTCGCCTTCGGCTCGATCGCCGTGCCGTCCATGGTGATGATCATCGTCGGACTGCTCGGCGTCCATCGCGGCTTCGGATCCTACGACATGCGCCTGGCAATGCGCGGATCGCACCGAGATCCGCCCGAGGAGAGACCATGA
- a CDS encoding M15 family metallopeptidase, with product MNNWPAQSAAASFYGNNIKIVKGVAGADPAWEKANLVLVPIPWKAVASWDKSLTIKSFRVHRKVAESLGRILNKIWQDFGCSQKAIEAANLYLIGGGYNWRQMRGISRLSMHALGCAVDFDPDHNGLGDPTPAMDPRVIAAFEAEGWIWGGRWSVQRRDGMHFQAAIV from the coding sequence GTGAACAATTGGCCTGCTCAATCCGCCGCCGCGTCCTTTTACGGCAACAACATCAAGATCGTTAAGGGTGTCGCCGGCGCTGATCCAGCATGGGAAAAGGCGAACCTTGTCTTGGTCCCGATCCCGTGGAAGGCCGTTGCCTCCTGGGACAAGTCACTCACCATCAAGTCCTTCCGCGTCCATCGCAAGGTTGCTGAAAGCCTCGGCCGCATCCTCAACAAGATCTGGCAGGACTTCGGCTGCAGCCAGAAGGCCATCGAAGCCGCGAACCTCTACCTGATCGGCGGCGGCTACAACTGGCGTCAGATGCGCGGCATCTCCCGCCTGTCGATGCACGCGCTGGGCTGTGCCGTCGATTTTGATCCGGATCACAATGGCCTGGGCGATCCGACGCCTGCCATGGATCCGCGCGTCATTGCTGCCTTTGAAGCCGAGGGCTGGATCTGGGGCGGTCGATGGAGTGTCCAGCGCCGGGATGGAATGCACTTCCAGGCGGCGATCGTCTGA
- a CDS encoding ASCH domain-containing protein codes for MVAYGFKSYFAPQIEDCSKTHTIRGHRRRHAHVGEQLQLFVGLRTRNCRRIIADPACVAVLPIVIMSSDLIDAGIAYIEIDGRPLHRDEIEPFAISDGFDPGRLAGLAPSRLIGSTARETMGRFWRESHQGSRFEGVIIRWNPEI; via the coding sequence ATGGTCGCCTACGGCTTCAAATCCTACTTCGCTCCGCAGATCGAGGACTGCTCGAAAACCCACACCATCCGTGGGCACCGCCGCCGTCACGCCCATGTCGGCGAGCAGCTGCAGCTCTTCGTCGGTCTGCGGACGCGGAACTGCCGCAGGATCATCGCCGATCCTGCCTGCGTCGCTGTGTTGCCGATCGTCATCATGTCCAGCGACCTGATCGACGCCGGCATCGCATACATCGAGATCGACGGTCGGCCACTGCACCGTGACGAGATCGAGCCCTTCGCCATTTCGGATGGCTTCGATCCCGGCCGGCTCGCCGGCCTTGCGCCATCTAGGCTGATCGGTTCGACGGCGCGGGAAACCATGGGCCGGTTCTGGCGGGAAAGCCACCAGGGGAGCCGGTTCGAAGGTGTGATCATTCGCTGGAACCCGGAGATCTGA
- a CDS encoding regulatory protein GemA, which translates to MGSSVAAIHVAKKQLGLDDDAYRAKLSRITGKASLKDMTEAERLSVLTVFRNEGFRPAPARRPDGRQKLTGKYAKKLQALWIAAWNLGIARDRDDKAMLAFVKRQTGIDHTRFLIHQDDAAKAIEGLKGWLAREAGVGFGNTNGYEWLATDAAKIAWAQWKMLHPDANLLVRKGFDEEAARLAGISIVWLADLKQSHWQAVMNALGERVRAGKAGA; encoded by the coding sequence ATGGGATCGTCCGTTGCCGCCATTCACGTCGCCAAGAAACAGCTCGGCCTAGACGACGATGCTTATCGAGCCAAGCTCTCCCGTATCACCGGCAAAGCTTCGCTCAAGGACATGACCGAGGCCGAGCGCCTGTCGGTGCTGACTGTTTTCCGAAATGAGGGTTTCCGCCCAGCGCCGGCACGCCGGCCGGACGGTCGGCAGAAGCTTACGGGCAAGTATGCGAAGAAGCTCCAGGCGCTGTGGATCGCCGCCTGGAACCTCGGTATCGCCCGAGATCGCGACGACAAGGCCATGCTGGCCTTCGTGAAGCGCCAGACCGGAATCGACCACACGCGCTTCCTAATCCATCAGGACGATGCCGCCAAGGCTATCGAAGGTCTCAAGGGCTGGCTCGCCCGGGAGGCGGGCGTCGGCTTCGGAAACACCAATGGTTATGAATGGCTCGCCACCGACGCCGCGAAGATCGCCTGGGCGCAGTGGAAGATGCTGCACCCCGACGCGAACCTCCTAGTTCGCAAGGGCTTCGACGAGGAGGCGGCGCGGCTGGCAGGGATCAGCATCGTATGGCTGGCAGACTTGAAACAATCGCATTGGCAAGCGGTCATGAACGCCCTTGGCGAACGCGTCCGCGCAGGAAAGGCAGGTGCGTGA
- a CDS encoding DUF3164 family protein gives MDAIILQEKPETGVVTFNGKDYMPDAKGNLVPVETIKPAHKLEDETVRKIIAFAEDLSAQIARFRGHTMTDLGVFDALLAQEYNAKIGGAKGNRTYQTFDGLMKVQVQIADFVDFSSELQIAKKLLDECLIEWAADSRPEIRAVITKAFNTDKEGQVNRSEIFMLLRLDIEDPRWQEAMRAIRDAMRVTGSKEYVRFYKRASVSDGWQAVTIDLAKA, from the coding sequence ATGGATGCCATCATTCTCCAAGAGAAGCCGGAAACCGGCGTCGTCACCTTTAACGGCAAGGACTACATGCCCGACGCCAAGGGCAACCTGGTGCCCGTCGAGACAATCAAGCCGGCCCATAAGCTGGAGGACGAGACCGTCCGGAAGATCATCGCCTTTGCCGAGGATCTCTCCGCGCAGATCGCTCGCTTCCGTGGTCACACGATGACGGACCTTGGCGTATTCGACGCACTGCTCGCCCAGGAGTACAACGCCAAGATCGGCGGCGCCAAGGGCAACCGCACCTATCAGACCTTCGACGGCCTCATGAAAGTCCAGGTGCAGATTGCCGATTTCGTCGACTTCAGCTCCGAGCTGCAGATCGCCAAGAAGCTGCTCGACGAGTGCCTGATCGAATGGGCGGCGGATAGCCGGCCGGAGATCCGCGCCGTCATCACCAAGGCCTTCAACACCGACAAGGAAGGTCAGGTGAACCGCTCCGAGATCTTCATGCTGCTGCGGCTCGATATCGAAGATCCGCGTTGGCAGGAGGCCATGCGTGCAATCCGCGACGCCATGCGCGTCACCGGCAGCAAGGAATATGTGCGCTTCTACAAGCGCGCTTCGGTCAGCGATGGCTGGCAAGCTGTTACCATTGATCTGGCGAAGGCATAG
- a CDS encoding helix-turn-helix domain-containing protein — MTITCRLISETVAKSYGVTVRDLNSRRKGDGIILPRHMSWTLARRLTERSYPEIGRFMGGRDHTSIIHGVRRIEKAISTDPQIAANYAQLVDVVTVLGEASDKSDRIAVRFHDIDPLETAEAFLEAKFRDFIPSLEAIRALCMGVLHYVTELDHANAMLAQAETELEQARSASAAEAAAWQGERSGLEGRVWELAVEKANADSVLRGASTVVARFKTLLAAETTINERPARKALEASLKTLQTTFERI, encoded by the coding sequence ATGACGATCACCTGCAGGCTCATCAGCGAGACCGTGGCGAAGTCGTATGGCGTCACGGTGCGCGATCTGAATTCCCGTCGCAAGGGTGACGGCATCATTTTGCCGCGCCACATGTCCTGGACGCTGGCGAGGAGGCTCACCGAGCGTTCGTATCCGGAGATCGGTCGCTTCATGGGCGGCCGCGATCACACCTCGATCATTCATGGTGTGCGCCGGATCGAGAAAGCCATCAGTACCGACCCGCAGATAGCTGCGAACTACGCGCAGCTCGTCGACGTCGTCACAGTTCTGGGCGAGGCATCGGATAAGTCCGACCGTATCGCCGTTCGCTTCCACGACATCGATCCGCTCGAAACTGCCGAAGCCTTCCTGGAAGCGAAGTTCCGGGACTTCATTCCATCGCTGGAAGCCATCCGGGCATTGTGCATGGGCGTCCTGCATTACGTGACCGAACTGGATCACGCCAACGCGATGCTTGCACAAGCCGAGACAGAGCTGGAGCAAGCCCGATCGGCCTCGGCTGCCGAAGCCGCCGCCTGGCAGGGGGAACGATCGGGTCTCGAAGGGCGCGTGTGGGAACTCGCCGTTGAAAAGGCGAATGCTGACAGCGTGTTGAGGGGCGCCTCCACGGTCGTTGCGAGGTTCAAGACCCTGCTGGCCGCCGAAACCACCATCAACGAGCGTCCGGCCCGCAAGGCGCTCGAAGCCTCCCTGAAAACTCTTCAAACCACCTTTGAAAGGATCTGA
- a CDS encoding helix-turn-helix domain-containing protein, with translation MNRGPVAGRAAVDHLTRTTLAWHGSPPDWVVVLAEECNKGSQSAVAKRLDYSPATISQILSNSYRGDVSRVEQMVRGALMAETIACPALGDLARNTCLSWQAKPYAATSSHRVQMYRACRSGCPHSRISTSRNEDDDAL, from the coding sequence GTGAACCGTGGACCCGTCGCCGGCCGCGCCGCCGTGGATCATCTCACAAGGACAACGCTCGCCTGGCATGGCAGCCCTCCCGATTGGGTCGTGGTGCTTGCCGAAGAGTGCAACAAAGGCAGCCAGTCGGCCGTCGCCAAGCGGCTCGACTATAGCCCCGCCACGATCAGCCAGATCCTGTCGAACAGCTATCGAGGCGATGTCTCCCGCGTCGAGCAGATGGTGCGCGGCGCGCTGATGGCCGAGACCATTGCTTGCCCAGCGCTTGGCGACCTCGCCCGCAATACCTGCCTTTCATGGCAGGCCAAGCCCTACGCGGCCACGTCATCCCATCGCGTCCAGATGTATCGGGCGTGCCGGTCAGGCTGCCCGCATAGCCGAATTTCCACCAGCCGAAACGAGGATGACGATGCTCTCTGA
- a CDS encoding AAA family ATPase has translation MNVRMHNVNPGFGTVAPLRNVAEAYSVAQQIINRPPGVDGLGLFYGRSGYGKSKASQYLQNKTGAIYLEVFDFWTRKTFVEALLAELNVDKPKGTISDMMLQALRRLQDDPNRLLIIDEADKLIDKHMIELVRDLYKGARIPVLLVGEELLPEKLARYERCENRVSAFGMANPSDVEDARSLARVYHPKLSVQDDLLDHIVTKTNGVASRIVASLSRVADFARARQLDAIALADYDGEVFTGQAPRRGR, from the coding sequence ATGAACGTCAGAATGCACAATGTCAATCCAGGCTTCGGGACCGTGGCCCCGCTCAGGAACGTAGCCGAGGCTTATTCGGTTGCACAGCAGATCATCAACCGGCCTCCCGGCGTCGATGGCCTCGGCCTGTTCTACGGCCGCTCCGGCTACGGCAAATCCAAGGCCAGCCAGTATCTCCAGAACAAAACCGGAGCAATCTATCTTGAAGTGTTCGACTTTTGGACCCGGAAGACGTTCGTTGAAGCGCTGCTGGCTGAGCTGAACGTCGACAAGCCGAAGGGCACTATTTCAGACATGATGCTGCAGGCGCTGCGCCGCCTGCAGGACGATCCAAACCGGCTGCTGATCATCGACGAAGCCGACAAGCTGATCGACAAGCACATGATCGAGCTGGTCCGCGACCTCTACAAGGGAGCGCGCATCCCGGTTCTCCTGGTCGGCGAAGAGCTGCTGCCCGAGAAGCTCGCCCGTTATGAGCGATGCGAAAACCGGGTTTCGGCTTTCGGCATGGCAAACCCCAGCGACGTGGAAGATGCGCGCTCGCTCGCCCGCGTCTACCATCCGAAGCTGAGCGTGCAGGACGATCTTCTCGATCATATCGTCACAAAGACGAATGGTGTCGCCTCGCGCATTGTGGCCTCGCTCTCGCGGGTGGCGGATTTCGCCCGTGCTCGCCAGTTGGATGCCATCGCCCTTGCCGACTACGATGGCGAAGTCTTCACCGGCCAAGCGCCGCGTCGGGGGCGTTGA
- a CDS encoding DDE-type integrase/transposase/recombinase yields MKEWLTAREIAAETLPDMPTTESAVIRYAEREIWDTHVTYARKRRGRGGGMEYHYRLLPTLAQVAYVQRHMTIGAEPVEVATVANPHEPLTRNAETERDARLAILTAYALFSRGLRLNQQACVQIFCDRYEMGSILVDGWVKAKVPTIGRRTLLRWMAEKRVGNINALAFDRSKARAGSGLLDTASDGAVKAFVLAWIAANPALSAEIIRGYVELEFGAQLVNRDGEMKALPPVRTFQHFIKALKAAEKVVLTKITNPDKYRSTLKLRGTGSYSWVNEPNQLWMIDASPGDALLLDGRHSIYVCIDVATRWLTMTVSKTPRASAVNMMMRKAVLRCGVCKAVKTDNGSDFVAEEAQRLLRSLEIETVRSQKYTPEEKAFVERAIKTVQHNFFSQLPGYIGHNVAERKAIEDRKSFAQRLGEGDLETFSVSLTAAQLQEKLDDWLEYYYHQHEHAGLCDRSPADVLASSMAPIARVNERALDVLLMPVAGKDGMRRMTPQGIKIQDNYYLTGSILPGTDVFVRLDPLDMGKVYAFSAKDGSFLDTAICPKLSDVNPAAFVKATKQQFNQMVSEREREIRKDVRKLLKGPSGIDRTIELAKRKSAERAEASANIIALPKREELHTSSQLEAALDAVSRSEPAKMAARVADLHAEVLADLKPQAASANVQPIRTSPTPAQRFRRWLDIETRMRAGQPVEAAEAHWAGSYQTSSEFKTQKAMFDDFGDQAPGLRT; encoded by the coding sequence ATGAAGGAGTGGCTCACTGCCCGCGAGATCGCGGCGGAAACCCTGCCTGATATGCCGACGACAGAAAGCGCCGTGATCCGCTATGCCGAACGCGAGATCTGGGACACCCATGTCACCTATGCTCGCAAGCGCCGTGGTCGCGGCGGCGGCATGGAATATCATTACCGTTTGCTGCCGACGCTCGCCCAGGTCGCCTACGTCCAGCGCCACATGACGATCGGCGCGGAGCCGGTCGAAGTTGCCACGGTGGCCAATCCGCATGAACCGCTGACGAGGAACGCGGAGACAGAACGCGATGCCCGCCTCGCCATCTTGACAGCATACGCGCTGTTCTCGCGCGGGCTGCGCCTCAATCAGCAGGCCTGCGTTCAGATCTTCTGCGATCGCTATGAAATGGGCTCGATCCTTGTCGACGGCTGGGTGAAGGCCAAGGTCCCGACGATTGGCCGGCGCACGTTGCTGCGTTGGATGGCAGAGAAGCGTGTCGGCAATATCAATGCGCTCGCGTTTGATCGCAGCAAAGCACGCGCCGGATCGGGGTTGCTTGACACCGCAAGCGACGGTGCCGTGAAGGCATTCGTCCTGGCATGGATCGCGGCCAATCCGGCTCTCTCTGCAGAGATAATCCGCGGATATGTCGAGCTGGAGTTTGGCGCGCAGCTGGTGAACCGCGACGGCGAGATGAAGGCCCTGCCGCCCGTTCGCACGTTCCAGCATTTCATTAAGGCTTTAAAGGCCGCTGAAAAGGTCGTTTTGACCAAGATCACCAACCCGGACAAGTACCGTTCGACCCTGAAGCTACGCGGCACCGGCAGCTATTCGTGGGTCAACGAACCGAACCAGCTCTGGATGATCGACGCCTCCCCAGGCGACGCACTCCTGCTGGATGGGCGTCATTCGATCTATGTGTGCATCGACGTCGCAACGCGTTGGCTGACGATGACGGTCTCCAAGACGCCGCGCGCATCGGCCGTCAACATGATGATGCGCAAAGCCGTGCTCAGATGCGGCGTTTGCAAGGCGGTTAAGACCGACAATGGTTCCGATTTTGTGGCTGAAGAGGCACAGCGCCTGCTGCGCTCGCTTGAGATCGAAACCGTCCGGTCACAGAAATATACGCCCGAGGAAAAGGCCTTCGTCGAACGCGCCATCAAGACGGTCCAGCACAATTTCTTTAGCCAGCTTCCGGGCTACATTGGCCACAATGTCGCTGAGCGCAAGGCGATCGAAGATCGGAAGAGTTTCGCGCAACGGCTCGGAGAAGGCGATCTCGAGACGTTCTCGGTTTCGCTGACCGCCGCGCAGCTGCAGGAGAAGCTCGATGACTGGCTGGAGTATTACTACCACCAGCATGAGCATGCCGGCCTTTGTGATCGCAGCCCCGCCGATGTGCTTGCTTCCTCTATGGCGCCGATCGCCCGAGTCAACGAACGTGCCCTTGACGTTCTGCTGATGCCGGTTGCCGGCAAAGACGGCATGCGCCGCATGACGCCGCAGGGCATCAAAATCCAAGACAATTACTATCTCACCGGTTCGATCCTGCCGGGCACCGATGTCTTTGTTCGGCTCGATCCGCTCGACATGGGCAAGGTCTACGCCTTCTCGGCCAAGGACGGCAGCTTTCTCGACACGGCCATCTGCCCGAAGCTCTCGGATGTCAATCCGGCTGCGTTCGTCAAAGCGACGAAGCAGCAGTTCAACCAGATGGTTTCCGAGCGCGAGCGCGAGATCCGCAAGGATGTCCGCAAACTGCTCAAGGGACCATCCGGCATCGACCGTACGATCGAGCTTGCAAAGCGCAAGAGCGCCGAGCGCGCCGAAGCAAGTGCCAACATCATCGCCCTGCCGAAGCGCGAGGAGCTTCACACCTCGTCGCAGCTCGAAGCCGCACTCGATGCCGTTTCCCGGTCGGAGCCAGCCAAGATGGCAGCCCGCGTCGCCGATCTTCATGCGGAAGTGCTGGCGGACCTGAAACCGCAGGCAGCGAGCGCCAACGTCCAGCCGATCCGCACCTCGCCGACGCCGGCTCAGCGGTTCCGTCGCTGGCTCGATATCGAAACGCGGATGCGCGCCGGCCAGCCGGTAGAAGCCGCAGAGGCACATTGGGCCGGTAGCTACCAGACCAGCAGCGAGTTCAAGACCCAAAAAGCGATGTTTGACGATTTCGGTGATCAGGCACCGGGACTGCGTACCTGA